From a single Candidatus Neomarinimicrobiota bacterium genomic region:
- a CDS encoding DUF3393 domain-containing protein, with protein sequence MKFAAILLMFCLTTFLIAQDYQQGMEDDMEAFRRFQQQDEEAFSDFQKKDREAFEAFRKKVEKEWGDFISSTPNDWVEYSEDLQNRFKVDFEKGEVTIEVLVGKDEAKNEAVVKEKLAKAVEHIATTRAKAQDFPGQTAEKKPVTPKPVLHDQLKTPDGKKVTPQNAKTFAREVVKKEPVKPKPVKGNPDKVKVQISLALAPDHIQTRAKDYIPSVKKYALKYNIDPALILAVIHTESHFNPKARSHIPAYGLMQLVPWSGAKDANRFLFNKDEDVSAGDLYNPDKNIQFGVAYIYILQNRYFKKIADPQVKNYCTIAAYNAGAGNVSRAFIGNTNLPKAIPTINTYTPDRVYHQLKNKMSTKEARNYIQKVSKLHTQYKSWM encoded by the coding sequence ATGAAATTTGCAGCAATCCTTTTAATGTTTTGTCTGACAACCTTTCTGATTGCCCAGGATTACCAGCAGGGTATGGAAGACGATATGGAAGCGTTTCGCCGCTTTCAGCAACAGGATGAAGAGGCCTTTTCCGATTTTCAGAAAAAAGACAGAGAAGCATTTGAGGCTTTCAGGAAAAAAGTGGAAAAAGAATGGGGAGATTTTATTTCGTCCACTCCCAATGACTGGGTGGAATACTCGGAAGATTTACAAAATCGCTTCAAAGTAGATTTCGAGAAGGGTGAAGTTACCATTGAAGTCCTTGTGGGTAAAGACGAAGCTAAAAATGAAGCCGTAGTCAAAGAAAAACTCGCCAAAGCCGTGGAACATATTGCCACAACACGGGCCAAGGCACAGGACTTTCCGGGACAGACGGCAGAAAAAAAGCCTGTGACACCCAAACCGGTTTTACATGATCAGTTGAAAACCCCGGATGGTAAAAAAGTTACCCCTCAGAATGCTAAAACCTTTGCACGGGAAGTTGTAAAAAAAGAGCCGGTAAAACCCAAGCCTGTTAAGGGTAATCCTGATAAAGTGAAAGTTCAGATTTCTCTGGCCCTTGCTCCGGACCATATTCAGACCCGTGCCAAAGATTATATTCCTTCCGTAAAAAAATATGCCTTAAAATATAACATTGATCCGGCATTGATTCTGGCCGTGATTCACACCGAATCTCATTTTAATCCAAAAGCCCGATCCCATATCCCTGCATACGGACTGATGCAGCTTGTTCCCTGGAGCGGTGCCAAAGATGCCAACCGGTTTCTTTTTAATAAAGATGAAGATGTTTCTGCCGGGGACCTGTACAATCCCGATAAAAATATCCAGTTTGGAGTTGCTTATATTTACATCCTCCAAAACCGGTATTTCAAGAAAATCGCAGATCCTCAGGTTAAGAATTATTGTACCATAGCGGCATACAATGCAGGGGCAGGAAATGTGAGCAGGGCTTTTATTGGCAATACAAATCTTCCAAAGGCAATTCCCACCATCAATACATATACACCGGACAGGGTATATCATCAGCTTAAAAATAAAATGTCCACGAAAGAAGCACGGAATTATATCCAAAAAGTTTCAAAACTTCACACCCAATACAAATCCTGGATGTAA